Within Deltaproteobacteria bacterium, the genomic segment GAGCGTGCGGAAGAACCGGATGCCATTACCTCAAATCTACATAAGCTCGTTAAATCCAGGCAGATCGCTTCTACATTTAAAAGAGATTAAGGGGGGTGTGAAACCTCTCTAACACAACCAGCGGGCGCATTCCGCCCGCTCGTCCTGAGCCTGTCGAAGGATGTCATGTCAGGGAATAAATGATTTGACATCGGACTTAATTATTTATTAGTATCATTGAATGAAGAATAGAAGTAACCGGTTTGTTGTATTCGCCGCCTGTGTTTCATCTCTGGGCGGTATGATTTATGGTTACGATCTGGCGGGAATTGCGGGCGCCATTCTATTCATCAAGAAGGAGTTCGGTCTTTCAGACTGGATGCAGGAACTCGTGATGAGCTCGACTTTATTCGGGGCTATGATAGGCGCGGGTTTCGGGGGCAGACTGGCGGATCGTTTGGGACGCCGGAGGATATTGATTATTAGCGCATTGGTTTCGTTGCTCGGGGTTCTGGGCACTGCTCTGACGCCGGATGTCTTTGGGTTGATAATTGCCAGAATAGTCGTCGGTATGGCCTTCGGCGTGCTTTCATTCGCCGTACCGCTCTATATATCTGAAATATCCACTCCGAAGAAACGGGGCATGCTTGTTTCTATCTTTGTCGTAGCTATTCTATCCGGGTTATTGCTCTCCTATATTGTGGATTACCTGTTTTCAGCTCACAGGCAATGGCGTTATATGTTTGCTGCGGGCGTTATCCCCTCATTCTCGTTGCTCGTCGGTATGTTATTCCTGCCTGAGAGCCCGCGCTGGCTTGTTAAACACGGCTTTATTGATAGAGCCAGGGACGTATTGATGCGCATTAGGGGAACCCGGGACGTTGAAGAGGAATTGTCAGGGATTAAAAATGCTCTCAAGCAATCAAAAGCTGACTGGCGGGAATTGCTGAGTCCTGTGATTAAGCCTGCATTAGTACTCGGTTTGGGCCTTGCGCTGATAAGACAGTTAACCGGTCTTTCTCTGGCTACTTTTTACGCTCCGACCATTTTTGAGCTCGCAGGTTTTCATTCCGCCTCCACGGCGATACTGGAAGCTGTCCTGGTGGGTATTGTGTTCGTAGTTATGTCAATTGTGGCGATGAACCTTGTGGACAGGCTGGGCAGAAGACCTCTCATGTTATGGGGATATATAGGAATGTTTCTCGGATTGGTCATTCTGGGGCTCACTTTTTATCTTCCAAAAACCGATGGAAGCATTTTGGGATGGCTGGCTGTTGGGAGCCTGATACTTTTCGTGGCGGCTTGGACGATCGGACCCGGCTCCGTTGTTCAGCTGGTTATTGCGGAGATCTATCCACTAAGCATCAGGGGATTGGCAATGAGTGTGGCGACGGCGGTCATTTGGGCGACATATTTAATTGTTACTTTAACATTTCTAAGCTTAGTCGATGTGTTGGGAAGGCCCGAAACCTTCTGGCTCTATGCGGGGCTGTGTATCGTGTCCTACTTCTTCGTTTATTACTACATGCCTGAGACGAAGGGGATGAGTCTTGAAGAGATAGAGGATTACTGGCGAAGTGGTAAGCGCGCGCGTGATATGAGGAAATAACACACATAGTGTGTCTCTATAGCTACTCCCCCCGCTCCTCCGAATATCATCAGCGGGCAGTTTCCAGCCCGCTCTTCCTGATCCCGTCAAGCATGTCATTGCGAGCGCAGTGAAACGGAGCGCGGCAATCTTGCCTTTCAAGGATTGTCATTCTGAACTTGTTTCAGCATCTCGTTTTTTATTTTTGCCATCCTTAACTCTTTCTCTTTGTCATTGTCAGCTAGAAAAGCAACCGCTGCAATCTCCTCTTTGTCTCTTCATTTCCCCCCTTAGAAAAAGGGGAATTAAGGGGGATTTTCTTTTTGCTTAAGTCATTCTGAACTTGTTTCAGAATCTAGTATTTAATAAGCGCCCGTTCTTCCGGAGCGTACACAAAGAGTGCAGTCGAGGGATGCATTCGATTAATCAGTCATTCCGAAGAGGGCAAATTCCCTGTGGCAATCTCATACCTTTTTATCCTTACCTCCTTTGAAAAGGGAAGCCGTTCCAAGCGTGCGGAAGTACCGAACGCCATTACCTTAAATCTACATAAGCTCGGCACATGCAACCCGCTCACCCTGAGCCCGTCGAAGGGTATCACATTTAGTCCAACAGTGGAACTTTCTTCGTTGTCATTGCGAGGCTC encodes:
- a CDS encoding sugar porter family MFS transporter, which encodes MKNRSNRFVVFAACVSSLGGMIYGYDLAGIAGAILFIKKEFGLSDWMQELVMSSTLFGAMIGAGFGGRLADRLGRRRILIISALVSLLGVLGTALTPDVFGLIIARIVVGMAFGVLSFAVPLYISEISTPKKRGMLVSIFVVAILSGLLLSYIVDYLFSAHRQWRYMFAAGVIPSFSLLVGMLFLPESPRWLVKHGFIDRARDVLMRIRGTRDVEEELSGIKNALKQSKADWRELLSPVIKPALVLGLGLALIRQLTGLSLATFYAPTIFELAGFHSASTAILEAVLVGIVFVVMSIVAMNLVDRLGRRPLMLWGYIGMFLGLVILGLTFYLPKTDGSILGWLAVGSLILFVAAWTIGPGSVVQLVIAEIYPLSIRGLAMSVATAVIWATYLIVTLTFLSLVDVLGRPETFWLYAGLCIVSYFFVYYYMPETKGMSLEEIEDYWRSGKRARDMRK